In bacterium, a genomic segment contains:
- a CDS encoding amylo-alpha-1,6-glucosidase, whose protein sequence is MTPIGPSLTNEQCQDLHTALRTEWLETNGLGGYASSSIHNCNTRKYHGLLVAGLADPAGRFTLLSKYEDSIVTDAGEFALSSNCYPGVMHPDGHRRLIGFHLAEGPVFHYQIQGMMIRKRILMVQGQNTVLVEYQLEQAEHPVTLRLNPLLAFRRHHELKQEDAYIHTVPTLLADGIRIHPYDGLPPLFIQASHSPTFASRPVWYRNLEYFLEAERGYDYHEDCFCPGPLEITLHPEQRVIISASLSSQPDLHALWETETRRRLASTQAAEAVAHHVGDTDITQPLPALIRSGLPFTIRTPGTARATIIAGYPWFDDWGRDTLISLPGLTFYSGRPELGIEILKAVAPHERDGLIPNCFAADPEHHAYNSVDASLWYFWAVQQMRECTQDRKTLQEILWPVLKRIATRFMAGTHYDVFMTPEGLLHAGNRHTQLTWMDATSYGEPVTPRYGLAVELNALWYNALVFCEALAKDFNEKLPWPKDLTKRLKAAFVATFWLEGPGYLADSLADGILNEAIRPNQIFAASLPFSPLSAPQRKRVVETVWRELFTPYGLRTLSPHDIAYRGRYEGDQPTRDACYHQGTVWPWLLGHYGEAVLKTSRSPAKAARELTQSLQPLLDYSLTGRGLINVPEIFDGDAPQRPNGCPAQAWSSAELIRLFTLCGRACSR, encoded by the coding sequence ATGACCCCCATCGGCCCCAGCCTTACCAATGAGCAATGCCAGGACCTTCACACCGCCCTGCGCACAGAATGGCTGGAGACCAATGGCCTCGGGGGATACGCCTCGAGTTCCATTCATAACTGCAATACCCGGAAATATCACGGCCTGCTGGTCGCGGGGTTGGCAGACCCGGCGGGCCGCTTTACCCTGCTTTCCAAATACGAAGACTCCATTGTCACCGACGCGGGTGAATTTGCGCTTTCGAGCAATTGCTATCCCGGCGTCATGCACCCTGACGGACACCGGCGTTTGATCGGATTCCATCTGGCGGAAGGGCCCGTGTTCCACTACCAGATCCAGGGGATGATGATCCGGAAACGCATTTTGATGGTGCAGGGACAAAACACCGTGCTGGTGGAATATCAGCTGGAGCAGGCCGAGCACCCGGTCACCCTCCGCCTGAACCCGTTACTGGCCTTTCGCCGTCATCACGAATTGAAGCAGGAGGATGCCTATATCCACACCGTCCCGACCCTGCTTGCGGACGGAATCCGGATCCACCCCTACGATGGCTTACCGCCCCTCTTCATCCAGGCCAGTCACTCCCCGACCTTTGCCTCGCGCCCCGTCTGGTACCGGAATCTCGAATACTTCCTGGAAGCGGAGCGGGGTTATGATTATCACGAGGACTGCTTCTGCCCCGGTCCCCTGGAGATCACCCTGCACCCTGAGCAACGGGTCATTATTTCGGCGTCACTCTCGAGCCAGCCGGACTTGCACGCCCTGTGGGAGACCGAAACCCGCCGCCGTCTCGCCTCTACGCAGGCGGCCGAGGCCGTTGCCCATCACGTGGGAGACACCGATATCACCCAGCCCCTGCCGGCCCTCATCCGCAGTGGCCTGCCCTTTACCATCCGCACCCCGGGTACCGCCCGGGCCACCATCATTGCCGGCTATCCCTGGTTTGATGATTGGGGTCGCGATACCCTGATCAGCCTGCCGGGCCTCACCTTCTATTCCGGCCGGCCGGAACTCGGAATTGAAATCCTCAAGGCGGTCGCCCCGCATGAACGGGACGGCCTGATTCCCAACTGCTTTGCCGCTGACCCGGAACACCACGCCTACAATTCGGTGGATGCCTCGCTGTGGTACTTCTGGGCGGTTCAGCAAATGCGGGAATGCACTCAGGACCGGAAAACGCTTCAGGAGATCCTCTGGCCGGTGTTGAAACGCATTGCCACCCGTTTCATGGCCGGCACACACTATGATGTCTTTATGACGCCCGAAGGGCTCCTGCACGCCGGCAACCGCCACACCCAGCTGACCTGGATGGATGCCACCTCCTATGGCGAACCGGTGACCCCCCGCTACGGATTGGCCGTTGAACTGAATGCGCTCTGGTATAACGCCCTGGTCTTTTGCGAGGCCCTCGCCAAAGACTTCAACGAAAAACTCCCCTGGCCCAAAGATCTCACCAAACGGCTCAAGGCGGCCTTCGTCGCCACGTTCTGGTTGGAAGGACCCGGCTATCTGGCCGATTCCCTTGCCGACGGCATTCTCAACGAAGCCATTCGCCCGAACCAGATTTTCGCCGCCTCGCTCCCCTTCTCCCCGTTGAGCGCCCCGCAGCGCAAGCGGGTCGTCGAAACCGTCTGGAGGGAATTATTCACGCCCTACGGACTGCGAACCCTCTCCCCGCATGATATTGCCTACCGCGGCCGCTATGAGGGCGACCAGCCCACCCGCGACGCCTGTTATCATCAAGGTACCGTGTGGCCCTGGTTGCTGGGCCACTACGGTGAGGCGGTCCTGAAAACCAGCCGCAGCCCCGCCAAGGCGGCCCGGGAGCTAACCCAAAGCCTGCAACCCCTGCTGGACTACAGCCTGACCGGGCGGGGATTAATCAATGTCCCTGAAATTTTTGACGGGGACGCTCCCCAGCGCCCCAACGGGTGTCCCGCCCAGGCCTGGAGCAGTGCCGAATTAATCCGGCTTTTTACGCTTTGCGGACGCGCCTGTTCCCGATAA
- a CDS encoding glycosyltransferase family 4 protein: MKVLLVAGVGERPEAHLFPELAARGVQVDLLCDTTSPYFDPLKAAGFPMTHKKMKARLDLAAIRTIRHLLKTGGYDIVHAFNSRALSNSLIASIGIPVKRIGYCGTMGHLRRWDPSSYLAILNPHVDRIVCVSKAVQSYLSSRGIPQTRLKQIYKGQDPSWFKAAPRSSLQEFGIPDGAVVIGCIANMRPIKGVPVLIEALRQLAPTLPVHLLLVGQTGDAEVNQLIGNSPVRERIHLAGFRMDAPQLMGACDLFVMPTLQNEGFSKAVIEAMCMGVTCIVSAVGGMVEMIEHDRTGKIVPPGDARALADAIQTYAVDRPLRHQHGLNGRQRIVAQFPFSRTVDETIQLYESLCLPSTRRL, encoded by the coding sequence ATGAAAGTATTACTAGTAGCTGGAGTCGGTGAACGCCCGGAAGCCCACCTCTTTCCTGAATTGGCCGCCCGGGGAGTTCAGGTGGACCTCCTGTGCGACACCACGTCCCCTTACTTTGATCCCCTCAAAGCGGCCGGCTTCCCGATGACCCACAAGAAAATGAAGGCCCGGCTGGATCTCGCCGCCATCCGGACCATCCGCCACCTGCTCAAAACCGGCGGCTATGATATTGTCCACGCCTTCAACAGTCGCGCCCTCTCCAACAGCCTCATTGCGTCCATAGGCATCCCCGTCAAACGGATCGGCTATTGTGGCACCATGGGCCACCTCCGGCGCTGGGATCCCTCCTCCTACCTGGCGATCTTGAACCCCCACGTGGATCGGATTGTCTGCGTTTCCAAAGCCGTTCAAAGCTATCTCAGCTCCCGGGGAATCCCCCAGACCCGCTTAAAGCAAATTTACAAAGGCCAGGATCCGTCCTGGTTCAAGGCGGCCCCCCGTTCCAGTCTGCAGGAATTCGGCATTCCCGACGGAGCCGTGGTCATTGGCTGCATTGCCAATATGCGCCCCATCAAGGGCGTGCCGGTGTTGATCGAAGCCTTGCGCCAGCTGGCCCCGACCTTGCCCGTTCATCTGCTGCTGGTAGGCCAAACGGGAGACGCCGAAGTCAACCAGCTGATCGGCAACAGCCCCGTACGCGAGCGAATCCACCTGGCGGGCTTCCGCATGGATGCCCCGCAATTGATGGGGGCCTGTGATTTATTCGTGATGCCGACCCTTCAAAATGAAGGCTTTTCAAAAGCCGTGATCGAAGCCATGTGCATGGGGGTCACCTGCATCGTGTCCGCCGTCGGGGGCATGGTGGAAATGATTGAGCATGACCGGACGGGAAAGATCGTCCCGCCCGGGGATGCCCGCGCCCTGGCCGACGCCATCCAAACCTATGCGGTTGACCGCCCCCTTCGCCACCAGCATGGCTTGAACGGCCGCCAACGCATTGTGGCGCAGTTCCCGTTTTCCAGAACGGTTGATGAAACCATTCAACTTTATGAATCACTCTGCTTGCCTTCAACGAGGCGCTTATGA
- a CDS encoding DedA family protein, whose product MEFLASLFQLNVDIIEHMGYPGIVFLMTLESSVFPIPSELVMPQAGYLVSTGAMSMPLVIFLGVLGSWLGALLNYSVAMWLGRPFFLKYGKYFFCPPDKFAMVERFFHAHGEISTFTGRLIPVVRHLISIPAGLTRMKMSHFLLYTGIGSAIWVSILAYIGFLCGKNLDLIKKYSHICTISVILGCALLIAIYAWLHKRRQAKYGKATPPQ is encoded by the coding sequence ATGGAATTTCTTGCGTCACTGTTTCAGCTGAATGTCGACATCATTGAACACATGGGGTATCCCGGCATCGTGTTTCTGATGACACTGGAAAGTTCTGTCTTTCCGATCCCCAGCGAGCTGGTTATGCCCCAGGCGGGCTACCTGGTCTCAACCGGCGCGATGAGCATGCCGCTGGTCATCTTCCTCGGGGTGTTGGGCAGCTGGCTCGGGGCCCTGCTGAATTACAGCGTGGCCATGTGGCTGGGCCGCCCTTTCTTCCTGAAATACGGGAAATATTTTTTCTGCCCGCCTGACAAATTCGCCATGGTGGAACGTTTCTTCCACGCGCACGGGGAGATCAGTACCTTTACCGGCCGGTTGATTCCCGTTGTCCGGCACCTCATTTCCATTCCCGCCGGCTTGACCCGCATGAAAATGTCCCACTTTCTGCTTTATACCGGCATCGGCTCCGCGATCTGGGTCAGCATCCTGGCCTATATCGGCTTTCTGTGCGGGAAGAACCTGGATCTCATCAAGAAGTATTCCCACATCTGCACGATCAGCGTCATCCTCGGCTGTGCCCTTCTCATCGCCATTTACGCCTGGCTCCACAAACGACGCCAGGCCAAGTATGGAAAGGCGACGCCGCCCCAATGA
- a CDS encoding glycosyltransferase family 4 protein produces the protein MRILMFGWEFPPHISGGLGTACYEITRTLSHHGAEIVFVVPRAEGPATKTHVQLVAASESTLEYPPTTDEFFERLNIKPFDSILRPYLNDAEYLTVLNAATERAVEHPAQPSVIVPPAHYGQNLMAEVARYSEVGEDLAAGDDFDLIHAHDWMTFPAAIRAKRATGKPLVVHVHSLEYDRSGDHRNQGIFDIEKLGMQEADHVIAVSHYTRNLILDQYGIPPEKVSVVHNAVSRRNIGKVYHVARPRNEKVVLFLGRITSQKGPDFFIEAAARVLEKMSNVTFVMAGSGDMLPRMIERVGELRLGRHFHFTGFLGGHDVERMYAMSDLYVMPSASEPFGLSPLEAMLYDVPVIISNQAGVNEVLPHALTVNFWDVADIANKILAVLKYPVLSHELLRNGRKDLKNIRWEVAAARIQLIYNKLLS, from the coding sequence ATGCGAATCTTGATGTTCGGCTGGGAGTTTCCACCTCACATCAGCGGAGGTTTGGGGACAGCGTGCTATGAAATTACACGCACGCTCTCCCATCACGGGGCAGAGATTGTATTCGTGGTTCCCCGTGCGGAAGGGCCCGCCACCAAGACGCATGTGCAATTGGTGGCCGCCTCTGAGTCCACCTTGGAATACCCGCCCACCACGGATGAATTTTTCGAACGCCTCAACATCAAGCCGTTCGACTCCATTCTGCGTCCATACCTGAATGACGCCGAATACCTTACCGTCCTGAACGCCGCGACGGAACGGGCCGTTGAGCACCCGGCCCAGCCCAGCGTCATCGTGCCCCCGGCCCATTATGGCCAGAACCTCATGGCCGAAGTGGCGCGCTATAGCGAGGTCGGGGAGGATCTTGCGGCGGGCGATGATTTCGACCTGATCCATGCGCATGACTGGATGACTTTTCCCGCCGCCATCCGGGCCAAACGCGCCACGGGTAAACCCCTGGTGGTGCATGTGCATTCGCTGGAATATGACCGCAGTGGGGACCACCGCAACCAGGGCATCTTCGATATTGAAAAGCTCGGGATGCAGGAGGCCGACCACGTGATCGCGGTCAGCCATTACACCCGCAACCTGATCCTGGACCAATACGGGATTCCGCCCGAAAAGGTCAGTGTGGTTCATAATGCGGTCTCCCGCCGGAACATCGGCAAAGTCTATCATGTCGCCCGCCCCCGTAACGAGAAGGTCGTCCTGTTCCTGGGGCGCATCACTTCACAAAAAGGGCCGGACTTCTTCATCGAGGCCGCTGCCCGGGTTCTGGAAAAAATGTCCAATGTCACGTTTGTGATGGCCGGTTCCGGCGACATGCTTCCCCGTATGATCGAGCGCGTCGGGGAACTCCGGCTCGGGCGTCATTTCCATTTCACAGGCTTCCTGGGTGGCCATGATGTGGAGCGGATGTATGCCATGAGCGACCTGTATGTCATGCCCAGCGCCTCTGAACCGTTCGGGCTCTCGCCCTTGGAGGCCATGCTTTATGATGTGCCTGTCATCATTTCAAACCAGGCGGGGGTCAATGAAGTCCTGCCACATGCCCTGACCGTAAACTTCTGGGATGTCGCCGATATCGCCAATAAGATCCTGGCCGTCCTTAAATACCCCGTGCTGTCCCACGAACTTCTCCGTAACGGCCGCAAGGATCTCAAAAACATCCGGTGGGAAGTGGCCGCCGCGCGCATTCAACTCATTTACAACAAGCTTCTCAGCTAA
- a CDS encoding Rho termination factor N-terminal domain-containing protein has translation MKTVKSKTAIKPKAKAPVATASKPKKATPAAAPAKAAPAKVKKSGMDLADIKAKAQAMGVNPGKLKKAELILAIQSAEKNTPCFGTGTPACPHMVCCWRIDCII, from the coding sequence ATGAAGACGGTAAAATCCAAAACGGCCATCAAACCCAAAGCCAAAGCCCCTGTCGCCACTGCGAGCAAGCCCAAAAAAGCCACGCCCGCGGCAGCCCCTGCCAAGGCGGCCCCTGCCAAGGTCAAAAAATCAGGCATGGACCTGGCCGACATCAAAGCGAAAGCCCAAGCCATGGGCGTGAACCCTGGCAAGTTGAAAAAGGCAGAACTTATTTTAGCCATCCAGTCGGCTGAAAAAAACACCCCCTGCTTTGGTACAGGCACCCCTGCCTGCCCCCATATGGTCTGCTGCTGGAGAATCGACTGCATCATCTGA